The proteins below come from a single Caulobacter segnis ATCC 21756 genomic window:
- a CDS encoding HlyD family type I secretion periplasmic adaptor subunit, protein MKPPKIQRPTDNYKGVARVGYAIIGVMLLGLVVAAFMPLSASVIANGVVSAEGNRKTIQHLEGGMLRKILVREGERVKAGQVLFELDPTQANAAAGITKNQYVALKALEARLVAERDQRASISFPADLLSQRSDPMVARAIADEEVQFQERRQTIQGQVDLVNGQREQYQREIEGIDRQTQGLKDQLGFIQDELGDLRKIYDKGLVPRPRLLALEREQASLSGSIGRLTADRAKAVQGISDTQLKTRQIRQEFFEQVSQSITETRVKLAEVTEKELVASDALRRIKVVSPVSGTAQNLRFFTEGAVVRPAEPLVDIAPDDEAFIIQAHFAPTDVDNIYAGMTTEVRLPAFHSREIPILNGKIESISRDRLTDPEGKTSYFLGIVTVDIKQLPKPMRAKVSAGMPAQVIVPTRARTVLDYLISPLRDTLRTTMREE, encoded by the coding sequence ATGAAGCCCCCGAAGATCCAACGTCCGACGGACAACTACAAAGGCGTGGCCCGCGTGGGCTATGCCATCATCGGCGTGATGCTGCTGGGCCTGGTCGTCGCGGCGTTCATGCCCTTGAGCGCCTCGGTGATCGCCAACGGCGTGGTCTCGGCCGAGGGCAATCGCAAGACGATCCAGCACCTGGAAGGCGGCATGCTCCGCAAGATCCTGGTGCGCGAGGGCGAACGGGTGAAGGCCGGGCAGGTGCTGTTCGAGCTCGACCCCACCCAGGCCAACGCCGCCGCTGGCATCACCAAGAACCAGTATGTCGCCCTGAAGGCGCTCGAGGCCCGCCTGGTGGCCGAGCGCGACCAGCGCGCCTCGATCAGCTTCCCGGCCGATCTGCTCAGCCAACGCTCCGACCCGATGGTCGCGCGCGCCATCGCCGACGAAGAAGTCCAGTTCCAGGAGCGTCGCCAGACCATCCAGGGGCAGGTCGATCTGGTGAACGGCCAGCGCGAGCAGTATCAGCGCGAGATCGAGGGCATCGATCGCCAGACCCAGGGCCTCAAGGACCAGCTGGGCTTCATCCAGGACGAACTGGGCGACCTGCGCAAGATCTACGACAAGGGCCTGGTGCCGCGGCCGCGCCTGCTGGCCCTGGAGCGCGAGCAGGCTTCGCTGTCGGGCTCGATCGGTCGTCTGACCGCCGACCGCGCCAAGGCCGTGCAGGGCATCTCCGACACCCAGCTGAAGACGCGCCAGATCCGCCAGGAGTTCTTCGAGCAGGTCAGCCAGAGCATCACCGAGACCCGCGTGAAGCTGGCCGAAGTGACCGAGAAGGAACTCGTCGCCTCGGACGCCCTGCGCCGGATCAAGGTCGTCTCGCCCGTCAGCGGCACCGCCCAGAACCTGCGCTTCTTCACCGAAGGCGCCGTGGTGCGTCCGGCCGAGCCGCTCGTGGACATCGCGCCCGATGATGAGGCGTTCATCATCCAGGCCCACTTCGCGCCGACCGATGTCGACAATATCTATGCGGGCATGACGACGGAGGTGCGCCTGCCGGCGTTCCATTCGCGCGAAATCCCGATCCTGAACGGCAAGATCGAGTCGATCTCCCGCGACCGGCTCACGGATCCGGAGGGCAAGACCTCCTACTTCCTGGGCATCGTGACCGTGGACATCAAGCAGCTGCCGAAGCCGATGCGCGCCAAGGTCAGCGCCGGCATGCCGGCCCAGGTGATCGTCCCGACCCGCGCGCGGACCGTGCTCGACTACCTGATCTCGCCGCTGCGCGACACGCTGCGCACCACCATGCGCGAGGAGTAG